One Acidobacteriota bacterium DNA window includes the following coding sequences:
- a CDS encoding HD domain-containing phosphohydrolase: MEKLSADIQQYSKSSLIWLVLQAIVATVLIIVSLTNLFVVSAESLLFFIALGLLLAIASTRFVIELPGTNCHISLVEIVTFLAILSLSPSHAIILTLIDVFLASHRATSRSSLIIFNISNHTLSVFAAAKTYDYVRTFLSESFNLPNTNERMLIFAVPLILMAIAYYVVNAGDVALMFYFRHKTSFRKTISETLPWELVTLIATATAVGVVEYTYSNFGIVTMMVTMFLVAPVPVIIYYAFKTYKSSLIEKEYHYKEVTSIYDSILEMLAMAIDAKDDVTHDHIQRVKLFARRMGENIGLSVLEIEALKAGALLHDIGKIGVPAYILNKPGKLTEHEFEQMKMHTIIGADMLSNVDFRYPVVPIVRHHHERWDGRGYPDGLKGEAIPITARILTLVDTYDALRSDRPYHKAMSREDALTYLKQNAGSMYDPSLVEIFLNRVDELEMEAASFVASQTERRAEQKSAALTNAKPANGLAQEVKIDRAAAALHSIAETNQRVSALYELSRTLSSVLSVEDTVAILANRLSKMIPFTTCAIALFDATRSEYEIVHVIGRNADRLSKKRQPAEAGITGWVITNQKPMYNTNPLLDFGYLDAHEANKYKGVMVFPLCKNNDALGAIAIYSMEIESYSSEFIQLMDSISQPASDAVFNALMFEQAQKAASIDSQTGLANTRGLAAQFEQARVRCQQFNTPMSLLFVSLNNFEEVTTGALASTNHPLVNLGKLIKQQLMENEVVAKYWDNALIALLPHRSRKESAEICQKIEKVVQSADHLNLSVSIGSATTSSGNPESFEEMLQAAQMDCIANRTSFDFLTARLGNMMHTGDLN, from the coding sequence ATGGAAAAATTAAGCGCAGATATTCAGCAATACAGCAAAAGCAGTTTGATTTGGCTGGTTTTACAAGCCATCGTGGCAACCGTGTTAATCATTGTGTCATTGACTAACCTGTTTGTGGTTTCTGCTGAATCTTTACTCTTTTTTATTGCTTTAGGACTATTACTGGCGATTGCTTCAACGCGCTTTGTCATTGAATTGCCGGGAACCAATTGTCACATTTCGTTGGTTGAGATTGTCACCTTTTTAGCAATTTTATCGCTCTCTCCTTCACATGCGATCATCCTCACCTTGATTGATGTATTTTTGGCGAGCCATCGCGCGACCTCCCGATCAAGTCTAATCATTTTTAATATATCGAATCACACCTTATCGGTTTTTGCCGCAGCGAAGACCTATGATTATGTCAGAACTTTTTTAAGCGAGTCTTTCAACCTGCCGAACACCAATGAGCGAATGCTGATCTTTGCGGTGCCGTTGATTTTGATGGCAATCGCTTATTATGTAGTCAATGCCGGAGATGTTGCTTTGATGTTTTATTTCCGCCACAAAACCAGTTTCAGGAAAACCATTTCGGAAACTTTGCCTTGGGAACTGGTCACTTTGATTGCAACGGCTACTGCGGTTGGCGTTGTCGAATACACCTACAGTAATTTCGGTATTGTGACCATGATGGTCACCATGTTTTTGGTCGCGCCGGTGCCGGTTATTATTTACTACGCCTTCAAAACCTATAAATCGAGCCTGATTGAAAAAGAGTACCATTACAAAGAGGTAACCAGCATTTATGATTCGATATTGGAAATGCTGGCAATGGCAATCGATGCCAAAGACGATGTCACGCACGACCATATTCAGCGGGTTAAGCTGTTTGCCCGTCGCATGGGAGAAAATATCGGCTTGTCAGTTCTGGAAATCGAAGCGTTAAAAGCCGGCGCTCTGCTTCACGACATCGGTAAAATCGGCGTACCGGCTTATATTTTGAATAAGCCCGGCAAACTCACCGAACATGAATTTGAGCAAATGAAGATGCACACCATCATCGGTGCCGATATGTTATCCAATGTCGATTTTCGTTATCCGGTGGTGCCGATTGTCCGCCATCATCACGAACGTTGGGATGGGCGTGGCTACCCGGACGGCTTGAAAGGTGAAGCCATACCGATTACCGCACGCATCCTGACTCTGGTGGATACCTATGATGCGTTGCGTTCCGATAGACCCTATCACAAAGCGATGAGCCGCGAAGATGCTTTGACTTATCTCAAACAAAATGCCGGTTCGATGTATGACCCCAGCCTTGTCGAAATTTTCTTAAACAGGGTTGATGAACTCGAAATGGAAGCCGCGTCGTTCGTGGCTTCGCAAACTGAAAGACGCGCTGAACAAAAGAGCGCCGCCTTAACCAATGCCAAACCGGCGAACGGACTGGCGCAGGAAGTCAAAATCGACCGCGCGGCTGCCGCTTTGCATTCGATTGCCGAAACCAATCAACGGGTTTCCGCGCTTTATGAATTGTCGCGCACCTTATCGAGTGTGCTTTCCGTCGAAGACACGGTAGCGATTTTAGCCAATCGGCTTTCCAAAATGATTCCCTTTACGACGTGCGCGATTGCCCTCTTTGATGCCACCCGTTCGGAATATGAAATCGTTCACGTCATCGGTCGCAATGCCGACCGCTTATCGAAAAAACGTCAACCTGCCGAAGCCGGAATCACCGGTTGGGTCATTACCAATCAAAAGCCCATGTATAACACCAATCCGCTGCTCGACTTTGGCTATCTCGACGCGCACGAAGCCAATAAATACAAAGGCGTGATGGTGTTTCCGCTTTGCAAAAATAATGATGCGCTCGGCGCTATCGCCATCTATTCGATGGAGATTGAAAGTTACAGCAGCGAGTTTATTCAGTTGATGGATTCCATATCGCAACCGGCATCGGATGCGGTTTTCAACGCTCTGATGTTTGAACAGGCGCAAAAAGCGGCTTCGATTGATTCGCAAACCGGACTGGCAAATACCCGCGGACTGGCGGCGCAGTTTGAACAGGCGCGCGTGCGTTGCCAACAGTTCAACACGCCGATGTCTTTACTGTTTGTCTCCTTAAATAATTTTGAAGAAGTCACCACCGGCGCGCTTGCCTCAACCAATCATCCGCTGGTTAATCTCGGCAAACTGATTAAACAACAATTGATGGAAAATGAGGTCGTAGCAAAATATTGGGATAATGCCTTAATTGCTTTACTGCCGCATCGCAGTCGCAAAGAGAGCGCAGAGATTTGCCAGAAAATCGAAAAAGTCGTTCAATCCGCCGATCATTTAAATTTGTCCGTCAGCATCGGTTCGGCAACCACCTCTTCAGGCAATCCGGAAAGCTTTGAAGAGATGTTGCAAGCCGCGCAAATGGATTGCATCGCCAATCGCACGAGCTTTGATTTCCTGACTGCCCGGTTGGGCAATATGATGCATACCGGCGATTTGAATTAA